TGTTAGCTAACTTCAatattagctaacgttattagCATTAACCATCGGAAATTAATAATTGAATGCTACCAAAACAGACAATATAACATTTCAAAACTAATACTGCTAAACTATACTGCTACAGTCACTTTGTTAATATTTTCCATAAAACTACTTACCGTTGAAATGCAGGTCAAATTCGTGCAGCTCTATCCCGCTTTGTACATGGATGGAATATGGCTGCCAGAAATTGAtttggcagagatgaagttcaCATAATGCAATTCGAAGTGTAAATTAACAGAAATACATCTGTGAATCACGTACTAAggacaatttctgttaaaatatacagtcatacaactgttaatatatagatatttcttagagtgtaggATTAAATGTATCTGTGGATTGAATTAGTGACCAgctaggccagtaagcagtggggatttactATATTTgcttataacataatatattatatattataatatatataatgttgttggattcatgttaagactttttaatttctgAAAAAACTAtccaaaattaacaataatttggaggcccccctgcactgACTCTGAGGatcccctaggggtcccggaccccctgttgaagatccctgactTAGACTTTAAACCTTGTACTTCCATGGATTTCTGTAGTTGGAAGGGGAAGAAGCTGACCCAGTTGAGATCCATCGAAGAGAATCAGAGCGAGGGCTTCTGGGGACAGATTTTGAAGACCAGGACGAGGAGGGACTAGAGGATGGTTTGACTACTCCTCCTCTCCAACACTCTCCATCTTGGAGTTTGTCTCGTTCACGGATTAATTCTTACAGGGTAATAAAATACACCTTAGATTTGATACTCTTTTGGGACCATTGGGACTAGATCAGaggcaaaggaaactagcacatAACACTTTTCCTTCCCGGATTTGTAGAGTGGTACCTCACAGGCCGGACCCATTGGATACCTGCCAATGACCCCCAGCCCTGTCGACAGCATCCGCCAGGTGATACAGacttacacattcacacaaatgcatgcaaacaaacacattcccACCCTGTAATTGCACACGTGATACAGTGGATAAATTTAGCCGTACCACTGAACAGCTTCTCTTTAAATAGCATTATTGCTACAATTTGTCAAAGCCCATATTAAAATCAATATTACTTATAGCACTGCCAGTGGGTCATTACCTCAGGGAGTGAGATACATTAAATGTGTCATTCTGGTCTTACtggttttgtttaaaaaacaatagGATACATTCTATGAGCTGCTGCACCAGTTCATGTCTTTGCCTTTCTGTCTCAGCTGTGGCTTCAGAGGTCTCGACTGAGCTCAGTGCGGACGCTGCACGAGGGGTTAGAATTCAGGGGGAGTGGCAGAGATGCTGAGCTGCATGAGGAAGGTTTACGGACTGGGAGTCTTCACAGGGCCAGGTTTGGCTCCGAGAGGGGAACTCCCCGTCTATCCATCCGTCAGCACAGGAAACTCTCATCAGCATCAAGTCCGTCCTCGTATAAGGTGTGGacagcagaggaagaggaggaggtggaccACTATGGCTATGTCCTGGCTGGGTCACCTGTTACTCCAGAGAGAGGTAAATTACTAGCACTAAGATGGGAGCATGCTGActgatcattttatttgtttgactgTATGGAAAATAATTGGTACATTAAATAGCATAAATAATAATCAAGGCTTTCTTCCCCTGATCTTCTTCCTTCTACACATTCTGTCATGGCGCACAGCCCGTAGAGTCCCTCATTCTGGGCGAAGACACTCAAGACACAAGAATAATCTGTCGCTTGTGGTGATAAAAGCCTCCCAGGAGTATGAAATCATGAGCAAAGAGTCTGGTGCTCCTCTTTGCGCTACCAGCAGCGTCTTATCACAGGCCAATTCTGTGGCAGTTCGTCGTATAACCTCACCTTTACCCTCACCAACCTTCATGGCTTCGTTACCTGTAGAGGACACAGCACATGTGGAAAGTCTGACACCGATCTCAGCTGTAAGGAGTAAAAAAGTAGGTGAAGATTGTGAAGGAAGTGTTGCAGAACAGAGAGACTTCACAGAGAAACATCAGCTCAATGGGGACTCTGATAGTGGGATCAGAGCTGCGGATGACCAAGGACAGGCAGCCCAAGGGAAAGGAAGGTATGAATACATGGATATCAGGCGATCCGACTCTGCGGAGGCAGAGCATCCAGCATGGGACAGACGTGGGAGTCAAACATCTGCAAAGAGTTCAGCAGAGGCAAAGGAAACAGACCAAATAGCGGAGGTGTTGAAAAAAGAGcttgaggaggaagaggaagaagaagagaagtaccacaacacaaataaacaacCTGCACTTCAGGGGAATTTGAGTAGTATGCTCATGCCTAGGCCAGATGTGCTCACATCTGGGGGAGAAATGGTGGAGGAGTATGAGGAGATGACCAGATTTGGAGTGGTGCCCAGTGGGTGGGAGCAGGCAGACTACCAGAACCTCCCAGTGAAGGGGGGGGCTGTTTCTGAGGAGATGGGCAGTGGCAGGTGTGCAGGGATCGGGGGATACATCAAGGTGTGTGCTGGCATGGGGGAGCTTGGCAGCAACACATCATTTGACAACCCAGACTATTGGCACAGCAGACTGTTCCTCAAGCCAGATGCTGTACGCACCTAATAATGCGGACTGGGACAGAGACATAGGAACGATTACTTTCGTTCCTGTCATAAAATTGGGTAGTTTTGTAAAGTTTTCATGAATCCAGCATCCAACAAACTTTAAAAGATAAAagttataaaagaaatacacccTTGAGTCTTTTTTCACTGATTTATGCAGTATCCTAAAACACCTGTGAGTTGTTAGAACCATCAAATAAAGGTTATAGCAGACACTCCAAAGTGTACTATTGTAAGCAGTTCCTGGATTAAAAACAGGCATAAAGTTTACCGTACAACTATTGATTCATTGTTACATTACTTGTGTTTGTGGCAGTAAAATGAGTTGACCATGTCCCATTTCTGTAGAGCAGTCTTTTTTGTACGATTTACTATAATATGAATTagtatataaatgaataaatacgaTTATTTTGCAAATATCAGAGTGATTTGAGTCAGTGATTTGTGTAAAGCTGTCTTTCTATATTGTTTTAgtatgtttattaaataaaataataaaataccgACTTGAAAATATTTATTCACTTGTTTATTTTTGGGTCATACCCTTATACATCCATGCTCATACCGTGGATGTATTATTAGGCTATATTCTTATTATACATCATCCACTATTAACAGCAGAAAGGAGATGGTGGCATATGGACGCATCAGTTACGCACTCGCGCGCGATTTGGTCAGAGGCCGATCAGAGATGATGAGAGAAGTGAGACATTTACTTCTGCATTTTTCCGTTTTCGTAGAATCATGTTAATTGGCTAAAGGGTTAAGCACAACTTATTCTGTGAATTAGTTAAAAGGATTTAGCAAGTCATTTTGAAATGTGCTTAGATGAAAGGCTTTACCACAGCAAAGTATACTTTCGTATTCATTATAGTGTAAACCTTTATGTTAAAATGAACAGGTTGGTACTGTTTCATGTCTATATTTCCTCAATTTCCAAATCTTTCCCATCCTTATTATTTAAATTCTGTCTCTGAAACAATTCTTTCAGAATTTATCCACTTACTGTCCCCTTGATTTATTAATCTTTGGTTTCTGCAAGCCTTTCTGTTTTCTTCATAAATGTAATAAAGACAGAATGCATGCAAAAAACTGTATATCAGCAGATTATTATGTTGGCTACATAAATAGGTTGGCTATGAATCAGGATCTAACTGTAAGGGTCTAATTTTGCTGCTGATGATATGACTTAAAATATGACCCTTGCCTTTTCGGGTTGTAACACTTGTTGTAGACAACGCAACGAGCTAGCTAAGCCGTGAACTATCTTGACTACGGAGTGTGTCTTTGGCAGCAGGCGGGATCTAGAGACCGTAGGCTGTCTACCGAAGTCGGGCGGGCCGGCGCAGAGAGTAGCGTGGTCCATcctgtgactgactgactgacacccGCCTGGGAAAAAGTTACTCTGAGTTCGTAGACACACTGCCAACATGTCTGGAGATGACGAGACACAGGAGCAGACCATCGCCGATGACTTGGTGGTCACCAAGTATAAGATGGGGGCCGAGATTGCGAATCGTAAGTGAAATGCAGCGGTAACGTGCCGTTTTGACTCAGTCCTTAAGTATCAGGATCAGTCTGTTAGCTAGCAGtgtcagctagctagcgttagtaCACAGGCAGCAGCTGTGCCATGTGCCACAGCAGTGCCAACGGTAGATCATATTAGAAAGCGGGCCTTTGTTTAACATAAATGAAACATAACGGTTTCTATATATTTAGACCGAGGTTTTCTTTATAGCAACCCATAGTTGTTTAACGACCCGTTGCTGTCACATTAGCCTGGTGAGCTATGTACGTAGCTATCGTTATGTggctgagctaacgttaccttcctagcaaacgttagctagctgcaactgctaacgttaacgtaacagATAACAATGACAAGTGCAAAATTGAATGCCAATATGGGGTTTTTTCATAGACTAAGTAGACGACATTTAAATGTAACGTTAAGCCTACAGCTTATTCAACTCGAGACAAAAAAATTGTTACGCAAGAGACTTAAAATCAGATTTGTCCAAAGTCGGGTCATTTAAAATACCGTTAACGTTAAGCAGAAGCTAGTTAAAATGCCTGTACTCTGCAATGTTAATGTCACGTcaaacatacattatttattgaactttgaagaataaaacaaaaacacaaactcagTGTTAAGTCACCAACATGAATCGTAAACTTTACATGCTGTTATTACTTGTGGTGGAAGAAAATATACTACGCAATAAATTATTTTCAAGGCCACATGCACACAACAGAATTAGTGTGATGTCATAATTATGAGTTAATGTACTGTAACGTTAAATACCATCTAAATCTATCAAACCTAAACGCATCAAAAGTCAGTTTGCACCTGTGTTTCCAGTATAATAGGGATTATAAAGTTGTATACACTTTTACAAGTATAAGTATATCATTTTTAACTTTAATTGATCCAGGGAAGGCTTGCTAAGCACAGACATGCTTTTTCAACAGTGCACAACTTCACACTCTTAGGTTACACTCACTCACACCTGTCAGTTGCCCAGTTCAACCGCAGTCTTTGTTTGGCCATAATTCATTTGCCAGTCTGGTTTACATCAATGACACTCTTGTGTCTTTGTGGTTTTGTATTGTAGCTTATCACAGCTGACCTACTTATCTGAAGTTAAGACATCTAATTTACTACTAGCATTATGCTATTTCAAGCTGATAAACAGTTGTCAGACAAGCTGTCAAATGTTTATCTTCTACTAAATGTAACATCAGCTTAGTCTAAATTAAATGAGTTGTCCACAGTGTAACTTGCTGTCAACACTCACAAGCTATTAATTGAGCATTGAACAGTGAGCACGAGTTGTTCTTTGTGTTACTGTTGACCAAACTATCCATCCTATCTAGCCGCAGTAGTGGAAGTCTGGCACCTGTTTATTTAATcagaaaaaattatatatatatataataatggtGCTGGAAGGATTAGATGATCAATTGAGTGAATGGACAGACAATTAATAGATGATTTTTGGACTAAGGgttagggggctttcacacctcatttagttcggttgaattgCACTAGAGTTCGTTTTTGCGTTGGTGCGGATTCTTTGGGCAGGTGTGACTACAGCAATCTCACTCGGATGCGCAAAAGCGGACTAAACGAGAAcaagcaaactgtagcagcttgcaatgtttctctcACCGAAATAGACTGCGGTCAAGCTCGCCGTCACTTGCATTTCCGTGATCAAACCGTGGTTTAGCCGTTGTTAAAATTGGAAACAGATGCCAGCAgagcgaaacaatgtctgaaaaattatttaaatgaaatgagctggtttgcaagaaatatgcactacTCTAGAACACAGTatcttcttcctgtatttactttcttgctcccgccccagacACATATGACCAATAATCACTGCTAGTGATGCAGTTTgctacgcttggatttttcttactgtaaaaacaaaagcgAACCAAGGGGAAAATGCTTCAAGTtaacaaactcatcaactgattagGACCAGAGCAAACGAACTATACGTGTGAAAATGCCCTAAAAGATGTCACTTTGAACATTTGGGAAATTTTAATGTGCTTTttgttcactattttctgacattttatggaaCAAATGATTGATCGACggaccccaaaaaaataatcaacagaattaacgataataaaaataatggttagttgcagcccagCAGTATATACCCTCTGTTACTGACCTAGCATTTAAACTACGTCATGGCTCATTGTCTCTCTTGTCTTGCAGAGGCTCTGAAGGCAGTGGTTGGGGCAGGTATGGCTGGAGTCTCCGTGCTCAGTCTGTGTGAAAAGGGAGATGCCTTCATCATGGCAGAAACTGGGAAAATCTTCAAGAAGGAAAAAGACATGAAGAAAGGTACGTCTTTCAGTTGCATTTCATCAGTCACCGTCTCTGACTCGGCACTCCCTCATTCACTCCCTTTCTTTCGCAGGTATCGCTTTTCCTACTTGTGTTTCAGTTAATAACTGTGTATGCCATCACTCCCCTCTGAGGAGTGACTCTGATGTCATACTGAAGGACGGGGACATGGTCAAAATGTAAGCTGCCGAATTTATACATGTCCATCCTGTGTACTAGacaaatttatatattttagtttatattttatttgcagttCAGACTTTCTTACGTGTTATTCTGTTCCGTTTGTTCACAGTGATCTGGGTGTGCATGTTGATGGCTTCATCTCCAATGTGGCTCACAGCTTCGTTGTCGGAGTGACCAAGGTATGTCATCACTGTTGAATTATACCTGCGCTGCAGCGCTTATTGGTTTGTTCTCAAGAGCCGTGATTTGTAATGTAATTAACTTGATTACTGGTAGTCGCGCTATTAACGGCTAGTTATACTTTATTTCGTCCCTCGTGACTCTTTCCTCTAACGTTCCTCCTGTTTCACTTCAGGACAACCCACTGACCGGACGGAAGGCTGACGTTATCTTAGCAGCTCACCTCTGTGCTGAGGCTGCTCTGCGTCTTGTTAAGCCAGGAAACCAGGTatagctgcagacacacataccAGACGGctgaccctcggcagaaaaggcagttggactgatcagtctccccgagttggtcaaaaaaatgccttggaacacaccaaagtgacgagacgtaatacagctccataacagcaggcaacgctaatctgtattgtcgcccaaaaatgaaaaccggcagctgattggacgaacacgtcacgtgggtctggtttctccggaaattcaaagacggactgtcatggcggcttgttcagaatacgatctcatattgtactacaatagttcaccgaaacgtgtttctgaaaacattttaagcgagaaataggccatgcagttgctgaatctgattttgagagactctagtcactctcatcccgctccccgtttccgggttagcactctaccaatcagattggtcatttgaatccgactgccggcagtgcccgccccaccgattcaacatgtcaaatcggccaaaatgaaggccgacggcccctccgacagcacggaacacagCGAACAGAcccgagtcactgacctcgccagactgtccaatggccgattatcggcttggtgtgtcagcgccttaacacTCCTAACCTGACCACTGACTGGAGTGACGGCATCACTGTACACACCTCGTCTAACAAACCTCATTATGTCTCTCTTCCATCAGAACACACAGGTCACAGAAGCCTGGAACAAGATTGCAAAGTCATTCAAGTGCTCCCCTATTGAAGGTGAGTGTTTGTGAACATTTGGCACCTTCAAGCTCTGTGATTTCAATGATATACATTTTCCGAATGTAATTTGGCTCCTTCAATGTGTGCAGGCATGCTGTCACATCAGCTCAAACAACATGTGATCGATGGGGAGAAAACTATCATTCAAAACCCAACCGACCAGCAAAAGTGAGTTCACTCGGCAAGTGCTTCTGTCACTGACCTGATGGGTGTATAACCAGTGGATGATCTTGTCACTTGTTTTTGTAGAAAGGACCATGACAAGGCTGAGTTTGAGGTGCACGAGGTATATGCAGTGGATGTGCTCATCAGCACTGGAGAGGGGAAGGTGAGAGGAATTTTTGGTATAAATTTGTTTTGCTTAATTTTGCAAATGTCTTTAAGGAAAGGTATTTTTGATACAATGTTTTGAAATTCAGGCAAAGGATGGAGGTCAGAGGACCACCGTTTACAAACGAGACCCCAACAAGGTGTACGGCCTAAAGATGAAAACATCTCGGACATTCTTCAGTGAGATGGAGAGGCGCTTTGATACAATGCCTTTCACTCTGAGGTAGAATCTTTAAACTTCAGATCagatgtttcactttttttattttatctaataataaaaatataatttttctgtttgtgtcctCAGAGCATTTGAGGATGAAGGCAAGGCCAGGATGGGCGTGGTGGAGTGTGCCAAACATGAGCTGCTGCAGCCATTCAACGTGCTGCATGAGAAAGAGGGTGAGTGGAACAATGAGGGATGTAATGACGGGTTTTGGAGACCATGAAAAATCTTATAGGAAAACTTCACATGGTACCTAAATCTGTAGAAAAATGTCACTGCCCAGGTTGTACTGGTTATTTGTTTTTAGGCCTACAGGATTTAATTACAGCTAAGCCTTCTGGCTGTCCCAGCTTCTAATAAACCATTTATACGAGAAATGCCTTGGTTGTCAATCAACAAGGAAAGGATGCTGGCCTTGCAGGAACCCTGGGGAGCGTGGCTAACTTTCTGCCGTCGTTCCCCGCAGCGTTGTCACTCGACTGCCGGTCCTCTTCTGGTGTTAACTGGACAGTGGTCTTGAGCCCCTTTTTTAACACATGTACTGCAAACCTGAAa
This genomic interval from Sander vitreus isolate 19-12246 chromosome 7, sanVit1, whole genome shotgun sequence contains the following:
- the pa2g4b gene encoding proliferation-associated protein 2G4b — translated: MSGDDETQEQTIADDLVVTKYKMGAEIANQALKAVVGAGMAGVSVLSLCEKGDAFIMAETGKIFKKEKDMKKGIAFPTCVSVNNCVCHHSPLRSDSDVILKDGDMVKIDLGVHVDGFISNVAHSFVVGVTKDNPLTGRKADVILAAHLCAEAALRLVKPGNQNTQVTEAWNKIAKSFKCSPIEGMLSHQLKQHVIDGEKTIIQNPTDQQKKDHDKAEFEVHEVYAVDVLISTGEGKAKDGGQRTTVYKRDPNKVYGLKMKTSRTFFSEMERRFDTMPFTLRAFEDEGKARMGVVECAKHELLQPFNVLHEKEGETVAQFKFTVLLMANGPLRITNSLFEPELYKSEHEVEDAELKTLLQSSASRKTQKKKKKKASKTVESATGQAMETEATE